The following coding sequences lie in one Thermosulfuriphilus ammonigenes genomic window:
- a CDS encoding DUF2325 domain-containing protein, translated as MCVVLVGGMDRLRKEYETEARKKGIELRVYSRLVPRLSRKIKNVDAIILFTNKVSHEARKQVLTAHRENDIPLIQLHSCGLSSLKRCLAQLTAQA; from the coding sequence ATGTGTGTTGTTCTGGTGGGAGGAATGGATAGATTGCGCAAAGAATACGAAACTGAGGCCCGGAAGAAGGGGATCGAATTGCGGGTTTATTCTCGTTTGGTACCGAGGCTTTCTCGAAAGATTAAAAATGTTGATGCCATTATTTTATTTACCAACAAGGTCTCCCATGAGGCCCGCAAGCAGGTTCTTACTGCCCATAGAGAAAATGATATCCCCCTCATTCAGCTCCACTCCTGTGGCCTCTCCAGCCTAAAAAGATGTTTGGCCCAGCTCACTGCCCAGGCCTGA